A genome region from Hevea brasiliensis isolate MT/VB/25A 57/8 chromosome 7, ASM3005281v1, whole genome shotgun sequence includes the following:
- the LOC110639517 gene encoding mitogen-activated protein kinase kinase 9-like: MVLARQKLQRNLQLLLPALQIGRCSPIPCFPKPVSNITIQGVGDFYDLEKLCVLGHGNHGIVYKVLHKPSSATYALKIVQDDITNSSASHETEILACTDSPFVVKCHGIFEPRAGEKAILMEHMDAGTLDTVLRANGPFHETLIAHIAYQALNGLSYLHACSIVHLDIKPSNLLVSKDMKVKIGDFGVSRIVDSGMTSHDNLGSQGTYAYMSPERLDSQTFGSMYIYAGDVWSLGVTLWELYVGYFPFFPAGKRPSWMEVAMVICFGEFPSFPKQASQEFRSFLKCCLEREPSKRWTVSQLLSHPFVRMQGEPNRLLPFAQISL; encoded by the coding sequence ATGGTTCTTGCGAGACAAAAACTGCAAAGAAATCTCCAGCTTCTCCTTCCAGCACTGCAGATTGGCCGATGCTCTCCCATCCCTTGCTTCCCTAAGCCTGTATCTAACATTACAATTCAAGGGGTAGGTGATTTCTATGATCTGGAAAAACTCTGCGTTCTTGGTCACGGTAACCATGGCATTGTATACAAAGTACTTCACAAGCCATCTTCAGCAACCTATGCACTGAAAATTGTTCAGGATGACATCACTAACTCTTCTGCATCCCATGAGACTGAAATATTAGCATGTACTGACTCTCCTTTTGTTGTTAAATGTCATGGGATTTTTGAACCTAGAGCAGGTGAGAAAGCAATTCTCATGGAGCATATGGATGCAGGAACTCTTGATACTGTTCTCAGAGCCAATGGTCCTTTCCATGAAACTTTAATTGCTCACATTGCCTACCAAGCACTTAATGGCCTCAGCTATCTTCATGCATGCAGTATTGTCCATTTAGATATCAAGCCTTCAAATCTTCTTGTTAGTAAGGACATGAAAGTGAAAATTGGTGACTTTGGAGTTAGCAGGATTGTCGATTCTGGTATGACGAGCCACGACAATTTGGGCAGCCAGGGGACGTACGCTTACATGAGTCCTGAAAGGTTGGACTCGCAAACATTTGGGTCGATGTATATCTATGCAGGGGATGTGTGGAGCCTGGGAGTTACTTTGTGGGAGCTGTATGTGGGGTATTTCCCATTTTTCCCAGCTGGGAAGAGGCCCAGTTGGATGGAAGTTGCGATGGTGATATGTTTTGGAGAATTCCCCAGCTTTCCAAAACAGGCATCGCAGGAGTTTAGGAGCTTCCTCAAGTGTTGCTTGGAAAGGGAACCAAGCAAAAGGTGGACAGTTTCGCAGCTCTTGTCCCACCCTTTTGTCCGCATGCAGGGGGAACCTAATAGGTTGCTGCCTTTTGCTCAAATTAGCCTATAA
- the LOC110639527 gene encoding uncharacterized protein At3g49055: MATGAGDDNDAVLSDVEGEDPVPIAIRSPSLEDLSVERYRDLLAELDRERAAREAAETSKSELQVSFNRLKALAHEAIKKRDECGRQRDEAVREKEEALKEKERISADLVELSKLKEESVKQRDEIGKQFEEAVKARDGLQSEIESSRHMLVSGIEKISGKVSNFNNFAASGLPRSQKYIGLPAVAYGVIKRTNEIVEELLRQIDATAKSRNEAREQMEQRNYEIAIEVSQLEATISGLRDEVQKKTSLIESLEKSVAEKEVKVSEIEREMVEKTHLVEDEALELRELISEYDDKLRNLESRMESQRPLLIDQLNFVAKIHDRLYDVIKIVDANHLDSELSESLFLPQHTDMEENIRASLAGMESIYELTRIVVEKTKNLLEEKSHQAKSLNESIGRLVKEKEQIGSLLRSALSKRMKLDQSSKTNELFKAAENGLKEIGIDFKFSKILGDLKVPTSQDKDGSFDMEEDEIYTLAGALENIVKTSQLEIIELQHSVEELRAEASLLKEHIEAQAKELDHRMLRIEELEEKERVANESVEGLMMDIAAAEEEITRWKVAAEQEAAAGRAVEQEFVAQLSALKQELEETSLAMLESEKKLKFKEETAAAAMAAREAAEKSLRLADMRASRLRDRVEELSHQLEEYETREDSRGRNGPRYVCWPWQWLGIDFVGIRKPETQQQNSNEMELSEPLL, encoded by the exons ATGGCCACTGGTGCCGGTGACGACAACGACGCCGTTTTGAGCGATGTGGAGGGTGAGGATCCGGTGCCGATCGCTATTAGAAGTCCGAGTTTGGAAGATTTATCCGTAGAGAGATATCGCGACCTGCTTGCTGAGCTCGATCGCGAGAGAGCTGCTCGTGAGGCAGCCGAGACGTCCAAGTCTGAACTGCAGGTTTCGTTCAATCGGTTAAAGGCGCTCGCGCATGAGGCGATCAAGAAGCGAGACGAGTGCGGGAGGCAGCGGGATGAAGCTGTGCGCGAGAAGGAAGAGGCTTTGAAGGAGAAGGAGAGAATATCTGCGGATTTGGTTGAATTGAGTAAGTTAAAGGAGGAGTCTGTGAAGCAGAGAGATGAGATTGGGAAGCAATTTGAGGAGGCGGTGAAAGCTAGGGATGGATTGCAATCGGAGATTGAGAGTTCGAGGCACATGCTAGTCAGCGGAATTGAGAAGATATCTGGAAAAGTGAGTAACTTCAACAATTTTGCTGCTTCAGGGTTGCCTAGGTCGCAGAAATACATTGGATTGCCGGCTGTTGCTTATGGGGTTATTAAGAGGACAAATGAGATCGTTGAGGAGCTCCTTAGGCAGATTGATGCGACGGCAAAATCTAGAAATGAAGCAAGAGAACAGATGGAGCAGAGGAATTACGAGATTGCCATTGAGGTTTCTCAGCTTGAAGCTACAATTAGTGGATTAAGAGATGAAGTGCAGAAGAAGACTTCATTGATTGAAAGTTTAGAGAAGAGTGTTGCGGAAAAGGAAGTGAAGGTTTCTGAGATTGAGAGAGAGATGGTTGAGAAGACACATTTGGTAGAAGATGAAGCGTTGGAGCTGAGGGAGTTAATTAGTGAGTATGATGATAAGTTAAGGAATTTGGAGTCGAGGATGGAATCGCAGAGGCCTTTATTGATTGATCAATTGAATTTTGTGGCGAAAATTCATGACCGGCTTTATGATGTTATTAAGATAGTTGATGCTAATCATCTAGATTCAGAGTTGTCAGAGTCCTTGTTTCTTCCACAACACACGGACATGGAGGAGAATATACGTGCTTCTTTAGCAGGGATGGAATCAATTTATGAGTTAACTAGAATTGTTGTGGAAAAAACAAAGAATTTGTTGGAGGAGAAGAGTCATCAAGCAAAGAGTTTGAATGAATCGATAGGGCGATTGGTTAAGGAGAAAGAACAAATTGGATCTTTACTTAGAAGTGCTTTGTCAAAGAGGATGAAATTGGACCAATCTTCCAAAACAAACGAATTGTTCAAAGCTGCAGAGAATGGcttaaaagagattggcatagatttcaaatttagtaAGATTCTTGGGGATCTTAAGGTTCCAACTTCTCAAGATAAAGATGGCTCTTTTGATATGGAAGAGGATGAAATATACACTCTG GCTGGTGCACTGGAGAATATTGTCAAGACATCTCAGCTCGAGATCATTGAGCTTCAGCATTCTGTGGAGGAATTAAG GGCAGAAGCGAGTTTACTTAAAGAGCATATAGAGGCTCAAGCAAAGGAGCTGGACCATAGAATGCTTAGAATAGAGGAACTTGAAGAGAAGGAGAGAGTGGCAAATGAAAGT GTTGAAGGGCTAATGATGGACATTGCTGCCGCTGAAGAAGAAATAACAAGATGGAAAGTAGCAGCAGAGCAAGAGGCTGCTGCTGGCCGAGCTGTTGAGCAAGAATTTGTGGCTCAG CTGTCGGCACTTAAACAGGAACTTGAAGAGACAAGTCTAGCCATGTTAGAATCAGAGAAAAAGCTAAAATTCAAAGAAGAGACAGCAGCTGCTGCCATGGCAGCAAGGGAGGCTGCTGAGAAGTCATTGAGATTGGCTGACATGAGAGCATCTAGGCTGAGGGATAGAGTGGAGGAGCTTAGCCATCAGCTTGAAGAGTATGAAACTCGAGAAGACTCAAGGGGACGAAATGGTCCTAGATATGTATGTTGGCCATGGCAGTGGCTTGGAATTGACTTTGTGGGCATCCGCAAACCTGAAACACAACAACAGAATTCAAATGAAATGGAGCTTTCTGAACCCCTTTTGTGA
- the LOC110655440 gene encoding cytochrome P450 71B37 produces MAPYTLPMWLPLLLLLPLLLIFKLKKEVKRQNNQLPPSPFKLPILGNLHQLGELLHQSYWQLSKKYGPVMLLHLGRIPTVVISSAEEAREVLKTHDLACCSRPLLAGSGRVSYNYKDVAFAPYGDQWRNMRKLIVLELFSLKRVQSFWSLREEEVGLLINSICEAASSATPVNLTDKLFALTANITFKMAFGFNYRGSKFDTERFRFHEVIHDAQAVAGSFSTGELIPFVGWIVDQITGHQARTERVFHQLDTFLQYVIDDHLKPGRKKKQDDLVDVLLGIEKEQAELGRAAQFTKSNIKAVLTNIFLGGVDTSANTVNWAMAELVRNPRVMKQVQDEIRNRVGKKGRVTEGDIDKLEYLKMVIKETFRLHPAAPLLIPRETMSHCKISRYNIYPKTMIQVNAWAIGRDPQYWTDPEHFFPERFADSSIDFKGQNFEFLPFGAGRRICPGMHMGTITVEAVLANLLYCFDWKLPNGMQEEDIDMEERAGVSLTVSKKTPLSLVPVKYFSDC; encoded by the exons ATGGCTCCCTATACTCTACCTATGTGGCTTCCTCTTCTCTTGCTCTTGCCACTATTGCTTATATTCAAACTGAAGAAGGAAGTTAAAAGACAAAACAACCAGCTGCCACCAAGCCCTTTTAAGCTTCCAATTTTGGGCAACTTACACCAACTTGGTGAATTGCTTCATCAATCCTACTGGCAGCTGTCCAAAAAATATGGCCCTGTCATGCTCCTTCACCTTGGTCGTATCCCAACTGTTGTAATCTCCTCTGCCGAGGAAGCAAGGGAGGTCTTGAAAACTCACGATCTTGCCTGTTGCAGCAGACCTCTTTTAGCTGGCTCTGGTAGAGTCTCTTACAATTACAAAGATGTTGCTTTTGCACCCTATGGTGATCAATGGAGAAACATGAGGAAATTGATTGTTCTTGAGTTATTTAGCTTGAAGAGGGTGCAGTCTTTTTGGTCCCTTAGGGAAGAAGAAGTTGGATTGCTAATCAATTCTATCTGCGAGGCAGCATCTTCTGCAACTCCTGTTAATCTCACTGACAAGTTGTTTGCCCTCACTGCAAATATCACATTTAAGATGGCTTTTGGATTCAATTATCGAGGGTCTAAATTTGACACAGAGAGATTTCGTTTTCATGAAGTGATTCATGATGCTCAGGCTGTGGCAGGAAGCTTCTCTACAGGTGAATTAATTCCATTTGTGGGTTGGATTGTTGATCAGATAACAGGTCATCAAGCAAGGACTGAAAGAGTTTTCCATCAGTTAGATACCTTCTTGCAATATGTAATCGATGATCATCTAAAACCTGGAAGAAAAAAGAAGCAGGATGACTTGGTAGATGTGCTGTTAGGAATAGAGAAGGAACAAGCCGAACTAGGCAGAGCAGCTCAGTTCACAAAAAGTAACATTAAAGCAGTCCTCACG AATATATTTCTGGGTGGCGTAGACACTTCTGCAAATACTGTGAATTGGGCAATGGCAGAGCTTGTAAGGAATCCTAGAGTGATGAAGCAAGTGCAAGATGAAATTAGAAATCGTGTTGGAAAAAAGGGAAGAGTAACTGAAGGTGATATTGATAAGCTTGAATACCTCAAGATGGTAATAAAAGAAACTTTCAGACTGCATCCTGCCGCCCCACTACTAATTCCAAGAGAAACAATGTCTCACTGTAAAATCAGTCGTTATAATATTTATCCCAAGACAATGATCCAAGTTAATGCCTGGGCAATCGGGCGCGATCCTCAATACTGGACGGACCCAGAGCACTTCTTCCCTGAGAGATTTGCTGATAGCTCAATTGACTTTAAAGGacaaaattttgagtttttgccaTTTGGAGCTGGTAGAAGAATTTGTCCTGGGATGCACATGGGAACAATAACAGTAGAGGCTGTACTTGCAAATCTTCTGTATTGTTTTGATTGGAAATTACCTAATGGGATGCAGGAGGAAGACATTGATATGGAAGAGCGAGCCGGTGTTAGTCTTACTGTCTCTAAGAAGACTCCTCTAAGCCTTGTGCCTGTAAAGTACTTCAGTGACTGCTAG